A section of the Candidatus Sysuiplasma acidicola genome encodes:
- a CDS encoding 2-oxoacid:acceptor oxidoreductase subunit alpha, whose translation MNRCRKAVKLKEADITIRLGAAAGDGIQSAGEIITRMLSKSGQYVVTYNGNQSLIRGGHVWFHIHSGNWKVTSMGYGIDYLLALTQLAFDEHAGKVNSGGAIIFDPKQVKAGPVPNGVSLIPLPLTEIALKYDKRPLMKNTVGIGAIAGILDIDRKVLEGVIREQFASKGQSIVDGNVKASFEGYDETEKDFVPTRKLQFDYGVSRRFAHADFALAAGAVNAGCRFYAAYPMSPASQILHYMTANAKKMGVSVLLAEDEIAAIGATIGAAFAGARAMCGTSGGGFALMQEAFGMAAMNETPIVVVDVMRAGPSTGLPTKTGQGDLNMMLGISQDDFPRVILAPRNPEETFNYMGKAFNLAEKYQVPVIILLDFGIGDGGYATVEDLQLDSTIDRGKLVTDIHGNGSVWFKRYELTEDHVSPRVLPGTPNGMFVAKTDEHDEYGHDLSDVEAGLAHAVVLREKMMRKRMGKLTPISEELNLPEIVGPKDAKISLVCWGSTSNAAREAMRVLWSEGVSVNSIEFSDIFPLRWSEVAAILSSAGHLVDVELNYTGQMAGLIARETGIIIEDKLLSYSGEPLEPVEIVNKVRSIAEGRVS comes from the coding sequence ATGAACAGATGCAGAAAGGCGGTAAAATTGAAAGAGGCGGACATAACAATAAGGCTCGGTGCGGCCGCCGGCGACGGTATTCAGAGCGCCGGTGAAATAATTACAAGAATGCTATCGAAGAGCGGTCAGTACGTTGTGACATACAACGGGAACCAGTCATTGATAAGGGGCGGACACGTGTGGTTCCACATCCATTCAGGAAACTGGAAAGTCACATCGATGGGGTACGGTATAGATTATCTCCTCGCGCTGACGCAACTTGCATTTGATGAACACGCCGGAAAGGTGAACAGCGGAGGAGCGATTATCTTTGACCCAAAACAGGTGAAGGCGGGTCCGGTGCCCAACGGCGTTAGCCTGATTCCGCTGCCACTGACCGAAATTGCGCTGAAATACGACAAAAGACCCCTTATGAAGAATACAGTGGGCATCGGCGCGATAGCCGGAATACTCGACATAGACAGGAAAGTACTCGAGGGGGTCATACGGGAACAGTTCGCTTCAAAGGGGCAATCGATTGTCGACGGAAACGTCAAAGCCTCCTTTGAAGGATATGATGAAACAGAAAAAGATTTCGTTCCGACACGCAAACTCCAGTTTGATTATGGAGTGAGCAGGAGATTCGCACACGCTGACTTCGCGCTTGCAGCAGGTGCCGTTAATGCCGGTTGCAGGTTTTACGCAGCATACCCAATGTCTCCCGCTAGCCAGATATTGCACTACATGACGGCTAACGCAAAGAAAATGGGCGTATCTGTTCTTCTTGCGGAAGATGAAATAGCTGCCATAGGCGCAACGATAGGTGCTGCGTTTGCAGGTGCCAGAGCCATGTGCGGCACAAGCGGCGGCGGTTTTGCATTGATGCAGGAAGCCTTTGGAATGGCTGCCATGAACGAAACACCGATTGTTGTCGTGGACGTTATGAGAGCTGGACCGTCCACAGGCCTTCCGACGAAGACCGGGCAGGGTGATCTGAACATGATGCTGGGCATTTCGCAGGATGATTTTCCGAGAGTGATACTCGCACCCAGGAACCCTGAGGAGACATTCAATTACATGGGGAAAGCGTTCAACCTCGCTGAAAAGTACCAGGTTCCGGTGATTATCCTTCTGGATTTCGGCATCGGAGACGGAGGGTACGCGACTGTCGAGGATCTCCAGTTAGACAGCACAATTGACAGAGGTAAGCTAGTCACGGATATACACGGAAACGGTTCGGTATGGTTTAAACGATATGAACTGACTGAAGATCACGTCTCTCCAAGAGTCCTTCCCGGAACACCGAACGGCATGTTTGTGGCGAAAACTGATGAACATGACGAGTACGGACACGACCTGAGCGACGTTGAGGCAGGACTGGCCCATGCGGTGGTTCTGAGAGAAAAGATGATGCGTAAGAGAATGGGCAAGCTCACGCCGATATCAGAAGAACTCAACTTACCGGAAATCGTGGGTCCAAAGGATGCGAAGATTTCGCTTGTTTGCTGGGGAAGCACGTCAAATGCAGCCCGTGAGGCAATGAGAGTCCTCTGGAGCGAGGGAGTAAGTGTCAATTCCATCGAGTTTTCAGATATTTTCCCTTTGCGGTGGAGTGAAGTCGCAGCAATTCTGTCCTCTGCGGGGCATCTGGTTGACGTTGAATTGAATTATACCGGACAGATGGCCGGTCTGATCGCGCGTGAAACCGGCATAATAATTGAGGACAAGCTGCTCTCCTACTCCGGAGAACCGCTTGAACCTGTTGAGATTGTGAATAAAGTGAGGAGCATTGCCGAAGGGCGGGTGAGCTGA
- a CDS encoding 2-oxoacid:ferredoxin oxidoreductase subunit beta, whose amino-acid sequence MLETELLNIKSYESDIRPDWCPGCGDFGALSAVKNALVGLGIEPHRVLISSGIGCAANFPGYIRAYGHHGLHGRPLPVAVGAKIANPALTVLAIAGDGDEYGIGFNHVVHTARRNHDIKLLVLNNEIYGLTTGQLSPTSKIGQRTKTTPAGSNIYPLNPLSSLLGIGATFVARGFSGQVKQLTGIIQAAIKHRGFALVDILSPCVTWNDIYDDVRSRMYDLESVKHDSSDFMAAMTKAHEEDKIPLGIFFQREDIPSFDETMRELVGGTTPVGGVRHFTAKEKDVALSIFE is encoded by the coding sequence ATGCTTGAAACGGAACTTTTGAACATAAAATCATATGAGAGCGACATAAGACCTGACTGGTGCCCCGGATGCGGTGATTTCGGTGCACTTTCTGCCGTAAAGAATGCGCTGGTTGGCCTGGGAATAGAGCCGCACAGGGTTCTGATATCTTCAGGCATCGGATGTGCAGCGAACTTTCCGGGATATATAAGGGCATACGGCCATCATGGCCTGCACGGCAGACCGCTTCCTGTGGCCGTGGGCGCAAAGATTGCGAATCCAGCGCTGACTGTGCTCGCCATAGCCGGTGACGGTGACGAATACGGTATCGGTTTCAACCACGTTGTGCACACAGCCCGGCGCAATCACGATATCAAATTGCTCGTGCTGAATAATGAAATATACGGTCTGACCACCGGACAGCTCTCGCCGACATCCAAGATTGGTCAGAGAACAAAGACGACACCGGCAGGTAGCAACATTTACCCGCTGAATCCACTTTCCTCCCTGCTCGGCATCGGGGCAACATTTGTCGCCCGGGGTTTCTCGGGACAGGTAAAGCAGCTCACCGGGATAATACAGGCTGCGATCAAACACAGGGGATTCGCGCTGGTTGACATACTCAGCCCCTGCGTTACATGGAACGACATTTACGACGATGTGCGATCCAGAATGTACGACCTCGAAAGTGTGAAGCACGATTCGTCTGACTTCATGGCCGCCATGACGAAAGCGCACGAGGAAGACAAGATACCGCTTGGCATCTTCTTTCAGAGAGAGGACATACCGTCTTTCGATGAGACAATGCGTGAGTTGGTAGGGGGGACTACTCCAGTTGGCGGAGTCAGACATTTCACAGCCAAGGAAAAGGATGTCGCACTATCCATATTCGAATAA
- a CDS encoding HAD hydrolase-like protein, giving the protein MSTGNGYEAALLDFDMTLVNMSDLVDWNDAARRVREKLHANGFQISNLRHLPVSLLREAAMHDALGPETRKERWMAASNDLCEFECSGVENTTLKEGGLELLSYLHSSGVSVAITSSNCGRAIEYCIGKLSLKHLITLTVSRDDVLWEMKPNGRAISLALDRLGVSADKTFGLGDSIVDIQAFRSAGVAAYGITGGMSSREQLFEAGALEVFENLNELVEQLSHSTR; this is encoded by the coding sequence ATGAGCACCGGCAATGGATATGAGGCGGCTCTGCTTGACTTCGATATGACGCTTGTCAACATGTCGGATCTCGTTGACTGGAACGATGCTGCAAGGAGAGTAAGAGAAAAACTTCATGCCAACGGTTTTCAGATATCAAATTTGCGCCACCTTCCAGTCAGCCTCCTTCGTGAGGCCGCGATGCATGACGCTCTAGGACCGGAAACAAGGAAGGAGCGGTGGATGGCGGCGTCGAACGACCTCTGTGAATTCGAATGCTCTGGAGTCGAAAACACAACACTAAAAGAGGGCGGACTGGAGCTGCTCTCATATTTGCATTCCAGCGGTGTTTCTGTGGCCATAACGAGTTCGAACTGCGGCAGGGCGATAGAGTACTGCATCGGGAAGCTTTCGCTGAAACACCTGATTACGCTGACAGTCTCAAGGGACGATGTCCTGTGGGAAATGAAACCTAACGGCAGAGCCATCAGTTTAGCGCTTGACAGACTAGGTGTCAGCGCTGATAAGACATTCGGACTGGGTGACAGCATTGTCGATATACAGGCATTCCGAAGCGCAGGAGTCGCAGCCTACGGTATCACGGGCGGTATGTCATCCAGAGAGCAGCTGTTTGAAGCCGGTGCACTGGAAGTGTTCGAAAATCTGAATGAGCTCGTTGAACAGCTGTCTCATTCGACCAGGTAG
- a CDS encoding AAA-associated domain-containing protein, giving the protein MRGNENLPNPHAGVSEIIGLLEAINDFSGSVDASVLADDFDLEIDEIYPAIESAELLGLISTPEGDVKLTGVGTRFLRADIQLRKDILREQMLKVESISNLLNKLRKSEGRRMKKEDVVEYLSSSMRSLHPDSLFNVLLNWARYAELLRYDADEQEIYLVE; this is encoded by the coding sequence TTGAGAGGTAACGAGAATTTGCCGAATCCCCATGCAGGAGTCAGTGAAATTATAGGACTCCTTGAAGCGATAAATGATTTTTCCGGCAGCGTCGACGCATCTGTGCTTGCCGACGATTTCGATCTTGAAATAGATGAGATCTATCCGGCAATAGAATCTGCCGAGCTTCTGGGTCTCATATCCACTCCTGAAGGGGATGTGAAGCTTACGGGCGTTGGCACGAGATTCCTCCGGGCGGACATACAGCTCAGAAAAGACATACTCCGGGAGCAGATGCTCAAAGTGGAAAGCATCTCCAATCTGCTGAATAAGCTGCGGAAATCGGAAGGGCGCCGTATGAAAAAGGAGGATGTCGTCGAATACCTTTCCAGTTCAATGCGTTCACTGCATCCAGACAGTCTCTTCAACGTACTGCTCAACTGGGCAAGGTACGCCGAACTTCTCAGATATGATGCGGACGAGCAGGAAATCTACCTGGTCGAATGA